The Chryseolinea soli genome contains a region encoding:
- a CDS encoding NAD(P)/FAD-dependent oxidoreductase: MNKIDVLVIGAGPAGSVSAAMIHKAGLSVRVVEREKFPRFVIGESLLPRCMEVLEDAEFLDAVKAKKFQEKFGAKFMKEEKVSDFNFSDQFSKGWTWTWQVQRAEFDLTLITDVQRRGVPVDFETTVTAIEFLPDESSITSVEKKDGTTDKIEARFIIDASGYGRVIPRLFNLDKPSNLDPRKAVFAHVNDIHRNNHDEPNRIIAVMYAPGIWSWIIPFSTGVTSLGFVGSFDYFNAMGGDPSSQFRTFIDGNAYLKQRFGDVEWVFEPRKLEAWSATTDKFYGHGFVLTGNVTEFLDPIFSSGVMFATVSSHTASKMVIRKLKGENVDWDNDYTNFIRQGVDTFRTYVMAWYDGTLEKIFFSKNPDPEIKRQICSVLAGYVWDQSNPYVKDHAGSLKRLAKLIDVRERLDAL; encoded by the coding sequence ATGAATAAAATTGATGTTTTGGTGATTGGTGCGGGGCCGGCGGGGTCGGTGTCCGCAGCGATGATTCACAAGGCTGGGCTTTCGGTTCGCGTGGTAGAGCGCGAGAAGTTCCCGCGTTTTGTTATCGGCGAAAGCTTGTTGCCGCGGTGTATGGAGGTGTTGGAGGACGCGGAGTTTTTAGATGCCGTAAAAGCAAAGAAATTTCAAGAGAAGTTCGGCGCGAAGTTTATGAAGGAGGAGAAAGTTTCCGACTTCAATTTCTCCGATCAATTTTCAAAAGGCTGGACGTGGACCTGGCAAGTGCAGCGCGCGGAGTTCGATCTTACCCTCATCACCGATGTACAACGCCGCGGCGTGCCGGTGGATTTTGAGACAACCGTGACGGCCATTGAATTCCTGCCCGACGAAAGTTCGATCACCAGCGTAGAGAAAAAAGACGGCACGACCGACAAAATAGAAGCCCGCTTCATCATCGATGCCAGCGGCTATGGGCGCGTGATCCCGCGCTTGTTCAACCTGGACAAACCATCCAACCTGGACCCGCGCAAGGCCGTGTTCGCCCATGTGAACGACATTCACCGCAACAACCACGACGAACCAAACCGCATCATCGCCGTGATGTATGCGCCGGGCATTTGGTCGTGGATCATCCCATTTTCCACCGGCGTGACCTCGCTGGGTTTTGTGGGCAGCTTTGACTACTTCAATGCGATGGGCGGCGATCCCTCATCCCAGTTCAGAACCTTCATCGATGGCAACGCCTATCTGAAACAACGCTTTGGCGATGTGGAGTGGGTGTTTGAGCCCCGGAAGCTGGAAGCCTGGTCGGCAACCACTGATAAGTTCTATGGACACGGCTTCGTGCTCACGGGCAACGTGACGGAGTTCCTGGATCCTATTTTCTCTTCGGGTGTGATGTTCGCCACCGTATCGAGCCACACCGCCAGCAAGATGGTGATCCGCAAGTTGAAGGGCGAGAACGTCGATTGGGACAATGACTATACGAATTTTATCCGCCAGGGTGTAGACACGTTCAGGACCTACGTCATGGCCTGGTACGACGGCACGCTGGAGAAAATATTCTTCTCCAAAAATCCCGACCCCGAGATCAAGCGTCAGATCTGCTCAGTGTTGGCGGGCTATGTGTGGGATCAAAGCAACCCGTATGTGAAAGATCACGCCGGGTCGCTGAAACGCCTGGCAAAATTGATCGACGTGCGTGAACGATTAGACGCACTCTGA
- a CDS encoding methyltransferase — protein sequence MNFYEKEKLTALQAKEEAQWITFAPFVFQATRVLRDSGILTTVESHREGITLEQLNEKINLPAYGIRVLVEAALGIGLLVLSEGKYKITKTTYFILHDELTKVNMDFTHDVCYNGMYFLEESIKNQKPEGLKVFGEWPTIYQALSTNLPEKAKKSWFSFDHFYSDYAFPEVLPHVYHYKPKTLLDIGGNTGKWSMQSFAHDPDVNITIMDLPGYVDGAKGKIESLGYGNRIKFHPGNVLDDAHKFPQGFDAVWMSQFLDCFSDDEIVSILTRCKKALNPGGRIFILETFWDRQRFEASAFSLQQTSLYFTVMANGNSQMYDSKVFIKCVERAGLKVVEEKDYIGVSHTLLVCQPG from the coding sequence ATGAATTTTTACGAGAAAGAAAAACTGACGGCCCTGCAGGCAAAAGAAGAAGCACAATGGATCACGTTTGCACCGTTCGTTTTCCAGGCCACCCGCGTGTTGCGTGACAGTGGAATTCTAACCACCGTGGAGTCCCACAGAGAAGGCATTACGCTGGAACAACTCAACGAGAAAATAAATCTACCCGCCTATGGCATCCGCGTATTGGTGGAAGCCGCCCTGGGTATCGGCCTGCTCGTCCTCTCCGAAGGAAAATACAAGATCACCAAGACGACCTACTTCATTTTGCACGACGAACTCACGAAAGTGAACATGGACTTCACCCACGACGTGTGCTACAACGGCATGTACTTCCTGGAGGAGAGCATCAAAAATCAAAAACCAGAAGGCCTTAAAGTTTTCGGCGAGTGGCCTACCATCTACCAGGCCTTGTCGACCAACCTTCCTGAGAAAGCCAAGAAGAGCTGGTTCTCGTTCGACCATTTCTATTCCGACTATGCATTTCCCGAAGTGCTTCCGCACGTGTATCACTACAAGCCGAAAACCTTGCTGGACATTGGCGGGAACACGGGCAAGTGGTCGATGCAGAGTTTTGCACACGACCCTGATGTGAACATCACCATCATGGATTTGCCCGGGTATGTAGATGGGGCAAAAGGCAAGATCGAGTCGCTGGGCTATGGCAACCGCATCAAGTTTCATCCCGGCAACGTGCTGGATGACGCGCATAAATTTCCCCAGGGATTTGATGCCGTTTGGATGAGCCAGTTTTTGGATTGCTTCTCGGACGATGAGATCGTGTCGATCCTCACGCGCTGCAAGAAGGCATTGAATCCGGGTGGAAGAATTTTTATCCTCGAGACTTTCTGGGATCGTCAGCGGTTTGAAGCGTCGGCTTTCTCGCTGCAACAGACATCTCTGTATTTTACGGTGATGGCGAATGGGAACAGCCAGATGTATGATTCGAAGGTGTTCATCAAGTGCGTGGAGCGTGCGGGATTGAAAGTGGTGGAGGAGAAGGATTACATTGGGGTGAGCCATACGTTGTTGGTGTGTCAGCCTGGATAA
- a CDS encoding beta-ketoacyl-[acyl-carrier-protein] synthase family protein: MKRVWMVADSIVSPLGWTTEENYTQVRKGISGIRRVEDAALSQQIFAGALIQEKLPESPLSRFEYLCDRALQQALQNVTLPKDRTIFILSTTKGNISFLEEGKPDHPRIHLHAVASMLADRIGIPSHTVISNACISGVMATIVARRLLVSGQYDHAVVLGADVLNRFVISGFQSLQALTAEPCRPFDAGRKGINLGECAAVMILSTAPEALGVSASVEILGGGLSNDANHISGPSRTGEELGFAIRQALQESELTENDIDFICAHGTATLYNDEMEAKAFNRVGLENTPLHSLKGYFGHTLGAAGVVEMIISSESLKRNELVPSLGFETPGTSQSVNVIRTVEQRTLKTCLKTASGFGGCNAAIILQEQ; the protein is encoded by the coding sequence ATGAAGCGCGTGTGGATGGTGGCTGACAGTATAGTGTCTCCGTTGGGATGGACCACGGAAGAAAACTACACACAAGTCCGCAAAGGCATTTCGGGCATCCGCCGCGTGGAAGATGCGGCGTTGAGTCAGCAGATTTTTGCGGGTGCCTTGATACAAGAAAAATTGCCCGAGTCGCCCTTGTCGCGTTTTGAATATTTGTGCGATCGCGCATTGCAGCAGGCCTTGCAAAACGTCACCCTTCCAAAGGACCGTACGATTTTTATCCTCTCCACGACGAAGGGGAATATCTCATTTTTAGAAGAGGGAAAACCTGACCACCCCCGCATTCATCTCCATGCCGTTGCCAGCATGCTGGCCGATCGCATTGGCATTCCCAGCCATACGGTGATCTCCAACGCTTGCATTTCCGGCGTGATGGCGACCATTGTCGCGAGAAGGCTGCTGGTGTCGGGGCAATACGATCACGCCGTGGTGCTGGGTGCCGACGTGCTGAACCGTTTTGTGATCTCAGGCTTTCAGAGCTTGCAGGCCCTGACAGCCGAACCCTGTCGGCCCTTTGACGCGGGGCGCAAAGGCATCAACCTCGGCGAATGTGCTGCGGTGATGATCCTTTCCACGGCACCGGAAGCATTGGGAGTTTCGGCATCGGTAGAGATTTTGGGCGGTGGACTGAGCAACGACGCCAACCACATTTCCGGGCCATCGCGCACCGGTGAAGAATTGGGATTTGCCATCCGCCAGGCGCTGCAGGAATCGGAGCTCACCGAAAATGATATTGATTTCATCTGCGCCCACGGCACCGCCACGCTCTACAATGACGAGATGGAAGCCAAAGCGTTTAATCGCGTGGGATTGGAAAATACCCCACTCCACAGCTTGAAAGGATATTTCGGTCATACGCTGGGAGCAGCGGGTGTCGTGGAGATGATCATCAGTTCTGAAAGTCTGAAGCGCAATGAGCTGGTACCGTCGCTGGGATTTGAAACACCCGGCACGTCGCAGTCCGTGAATGTTATTCGAACGGTGGAGCAACGCACTTTGAAAACCTGCCTGAAAACAGCGTCGGGGTTTGGGGGATGCAATGCTGCTATAATTTTACAGGAACAATAA
- a CDS encoding acyl-CoA thioesterase — MLIHQTEILVRFNEADPLGIVWHGHYLRYFEDGREAFGKVHGISYLDFYRNGLAVPVVSVNCDYKKPLRYGDSVIVETIYMPTPAAKLHFEYRMFDSAHRNLVATGASTQVFVDAKSFELQFTTPAFFEAWKSKQNFNA, encoded by the coding sequence GTGCTGATTCACCAAACTGAAATCCTTGTACGCTTCAACGAGGCCGATCCCCTGGGCATCGTATGGCACGGGCACTACCTGCGCTATTTTGAAGACGGCCGCGAGGCGTTCGGGAAGGTACACGGCATTTCCTATCTCGACTTTTATCGCAACGGGTTGGCCGTCCCCGTGGTGTCGGTCAACTGCGACTACAAAAAGCCGCTGCGTTATGGCGACAGTGTGATCGTGGAAACGATCTACATGCCGACACCGGCCGCCAAGCTGCATTTCGAATACCGCATGTTCGATTCGGCCCACAGGAATCTCGTGGCCACCGGCGCCTCCACGCAAGTGTTTGTCGACGCAAAATCATTTGAACTTCAATTCACCACACCGGCTTTCTTCGAAGCCTGGAAATCAAAACAGAACTTCAACGCATGA
- a CDS encoding 3-hydroxyacyl-ACP dehydratase, with protein MLANQTDILQYIPQRNPIVMVHNLLEASDTRAVTQLAIDPTNLFVSAGQFMEPGLVENIAQTAAVHVGYQCSKKNIPIPIGYIAAVKNLKIAGLPKENTTITTSVEIVNKVLDITVVQGKVEQNGNVLASCEMRIFAKLQS; from the coding sequence ATGTTAGCAAACCAAACCGACATCCTCCAATACATTCCCCAGCGCAATCCGATTGTGATGGTGCACAACCTGCTGGAAGCAAGCGACACCCGTGCGGTGACTCAGCTTGCTATTGACCCCACAAATCTCTTCGTATCCGCTGGCCAGTTTATGGAACCGGGCCTGGTGGAGAATATCGCGCAGACCGCTGCCGTGCACGTGGGCTATCAGTGTTCAAAGAAAAACATTCCCATTCCCATCGGCTACATCGCAGCCGTAAAGAACTTGAAGATCGCGGGCCTCCCGAAAGAAAATACGACCATCACCACATCGGTGGAGATCGTCAACAAAGTGCTGGACATCACGGTGGTGCAGGGTAAAGTGGAGCAGAATGGAAACGTGCTGGCCTCTTGCGAGATGCGGATCTTTGCCAAGCTGCAATCCTAA
- a CDS encoding lipid A biosynthesis acyltransferase, which translates to MPRWQGKSKGTPLGYRIFVFIIKTLGVLPAYLVLRFVAFYYFLFSWSSSRPIYAYFRRRHGYGVLKSIFKVYRNYYIFGQTLLDKVVVMAGIGNRFTYDFDGEDNLREIVRGGKGGILLSAHVGNWEAAGHLLRRLDTRVNVVMFDGEHQRIKDYLESVTGGRNLRIIVIKEDMSHVFAMGEALQNNELICLHADRFLEGNKITYKKLLGDEAPFPIGPFLLSASFRVPVSIVFAFKETSTHYHFFGSGLLTRKDDETKAEFMERLLSAFVGELEQKVRAYPDQWFNYFNFWGK; encoded by the coding sequence ATGCCGCGCTGGCAGGGTAAATCCAAAGGCACCCCGTTGGGGTATCGGATTTTTGTTTTCATCATCAAGACATTGGGTGTCTTGCCTGCCTATCTTGTCCTGCGCTTTGTAGCGTTCTACTATTTTCTTTTTTCCTGGAGTTCGTCTCGTCCCATCTACGCTTATTTCCGCCGGCGTCACGGCTATGGCGTACTCAAGTCCATTTTCAAGGTCTATCGTAACTATTACATCTTTGGCCAGACGTTGCTGGACAAAGTGGTGGTCATGGCGGGCATTGGGAACCGCTTTACCTACGATTTTGATGGCGAGGACAACCTCCGCGAGATCGTCCGCGGTGGGAAAGGAGGTATTTTGTTGAGCGCACACGTGGGCAACTGGGAAGCTGCGGGCCACTTGCTGCGCCGCCTCGACACCCGGGTGAACGTGGTCATGTTCGACGGCGAGCACCAGCGTATCAAAGACTACCTCGAAAGCGTGACCGGTGGCCGCAACCTGCGCATCATCGTCATCAAGGAAGACATGTCGCACGTGTTTGCCATGGGCGAGGCCCTGCAGAACAACGAGCTGATCTGTCTCCATGCCGACCGGTTCCTGGAAGGCAATAAGATCACCTATAAGAAATTGCTGGGCGACGAGGCACCGTTCCCCATCGGGCCGTTCCTGTTGTCGGCCAGTTTCCGCGTGCCGGTGTCCATCGTGTTTGCCTTCAAGGAAACATCGACACACTATCACTTTTTTGGCAGCGGGCTGCTCACCCGGAAAGATGACGAAACCAAGGCTGAATTCATGGAGCGCCTCCTGTCGGCGTTTGTGGGCGAGTTGGAACAAAAAGTGCGGGCCTACCCCGATCAGTGGTTTAATTATTTTAACTTTTGGGGAAAATAA
- a CDS encoding acyl carrier protein: METKFIVDKINGFLVDEFEVDPGKITPAANLRETLELDSLDYIDLVVVIESNFGFKVKPEDFTNIDTFQSFYDYVEHRVGEKVA, encoded by the coding sequence ATGGAAACAAAATTTATTGTTGACAAGATCAACGGTTTTTTGGTAGACGAGTTTGAAGTGGACCCCGGCAAGATCACGCCGGCAGCCAACCTGCGTGAAACGCTGGAACTCGATAGCCTCGACTACATTGATCTGGTGGTAGTGATCGAAAGCAACTTCGGTTTCAAAGTAAAACCCGAAGACTTTACAAACATCGACACCTTTCAAAGCTTTTACGACTACGTCGAGCATCGCGTAGGCGAAAAAGTAGCCTAA
- a CDS encoding beta-ketoacyl-[acyl-carrier-protein] synthase family protein, with translation MNRVVITGLGIYSCIGKSLEEVQQSLYAGKSGIILDPKRTEMGYRSSLTGFVERPALKGVLDRRARVMLPEQGEYAYMATTQALSHAGIDQDFIDRHELGIIYGNDSSAAPVIEAVDIIREKKDTMMVGSGNVFQVLNSTVNMNLATIFRLKGINFTVSAACASGSHAIGMGAMFIRNGMQDCIICGGAQETNVYSMGNFDALGAFSIRHDNPTAASRPFDKHRDGLVPSGGAATVILESLESAQKRGAKILAEVIGYGFSSNGEHISNPTVQGPARSLRMAMKSSGLKPSEIDYVNAHATSTPAGDASEAKAIFDVFGENHTPVSSTKSMTGHECWMAGASEIVYSMLMMENGFIAPNINFETPDEDSARLNIVAKTMNKNIDVFLSNSFGFGGTNSTLIVKKWSK, from the coding sequence ATGAACAGAGTCGTCATAACAGGTCTGGGGATTTATTCGTGCATCGGCAAAAGCCTGGAAGAAGTGCAGCAGTCGCTGTATGCCGGAAAATCCGGAATCATCCTGGACCCTAAGCGTACGGAGATGGGCTATCGCTCCAGCCTCACCGGTTTTGTGGAAAGACCCGCCCTGAAAGGTGTGCTGGACCGCCGCGCCCGGGTGATGTTGCCTGAACAAGGGGAGTACGCCTATATGGCCACCACCCAGGCCCTGAGCCACGCCGGCATCGACCAGGATTTTATCGACCGCCACGAGCTGGGCATCATCTATGGCAACGACAGTTCGGCTGCGCCCGTGATCGAGGCCGTGGACATCATCCGCGAAAAGAAAGACACCATGATGGTGGGCTCCGGCAACGTGTTCCAGGTGCTCAACTCGACCGTGAACATGAACCTGGCCACCATTTTCAGGCTGAAAGGAATCAATTTCACCGTGAGCGCCGCCTGCGCCAGCGGATCGCACGCCATCGGCATGGGCGCCATGTTCATTCGCAACGGCATGCAGGATTGCATCATTTGCGGAGGCGCACAGGAAACGAACGTCTACTCGATGGGCAATTTCGACGCCCTTGGCGCTTTCTCTATCCGCCACGACAACCCCACCGCGGCTTCGCGACCGTTCGACAAACACCGCGACGGCCTGGTGCCCAGCGGGGGAGCCGCAACCGTGATTTTGGAGAGCCTGGAGTCGGCACAGAAACGCGGGGCAAAAATACTGGCCGAAGTGATCGGCTATGGCTTCTCGTCCAATGGCGAACACATCTCCAACCCGACCGTGCAAGGTCCCGCCCGTTCATTGCGCATGGCGATGAAAAGTTCGGGCCTCAAGCCCAGCGAAATCGATTACGTAAATGCACACGCCACCTCCACACCGGCAGGCGACGCCAGTGAGGCCAAGGCTATATTTGATGTTTTTGGAGAAAACCATACACCGGTCAGCTCAACGAAGTCTATGACCGGACACGAGTGCTGGATGGCCGGCGCAAGTGAAATCGTCTATTCCATGCTCATGATGGAAAACGGTTTTATTGCGCCAAACATAAATTTTGAAACACCGGACGAAGATTCAGCACGTCTCAATATTGTGGCGAAGACGATGAATAAAAATATTGATGTATTTTTGTCTAATTCTTTCGGTTTCGGAGGAACGAATTCGACTTTGATAGTTAAAAAGTGGAGCAAATAA
- the fabG gene encoding 3-oxoacyl-ACP reductase FabG codes for MKYALVTGGSRGIGRAVCVKLAEQGYHILINYKSNDAEAAKTAELVRGKNVTAETLKFDVGNKTDVDTVLGGWVEGNKDKVIEVLVNNAGIREDALMIWMTDQQWKNVLGSSLDAFYYVTRQVINGMLANKYGRIVSVVSLSGLKGMPGQTNYSAAKAGVIGATKALAQEVARRGVTVNAVAPGFIKTDMTQDLNEAELKALVPMKRFGEPEEVADAVVFLASMKASYITGNVISINGGLYS; via the coding sequence ATGAAATACGCATTAGTTACCGGTGGTTCGCGAGGCATAGGTCGCGCCGTGTGCGTGAAGCTGGCCGAGCAAGGCTATCATATCCTGATCAACTACAAAAGCAACGACGCCGAGGCTGCTAAAACAGCCGAGCTGGTGCGCGGGAAGAATGTTACGGCCGAGACGCTGAAGTTCGATGTGGGCAACAAAACCGATGTAGATACCGTGTTGGGAGGCTGGGTGGAAGGCAACAAGGACAAAGTCATCGAGGTGCTGGTGAACAATGCCGGCATTCGCGAAGACGCCCTCATGATCTGGATGACCGACCAGCAGTGGAAGAACGTGCTGGGTTCCAGCCTGGACGCTTTTTATTATGTTACCCGCCAGGTGATCAACGGCATGCTGGCCAACAAGTATGGCCGCATCGTGAGCGTGGTGTCGTTGTCGGGGCTAAAGGGCATGCCGGGACAGACCAACTACTCGGCGGCAAAGGCCGGCGTGATCGGTGCCACCAAGGCATTGGCGCAGGAAGTGGCCCGCCGGGGAGTGACCGTAAATGCGGTGGCTCCGGGGTTTATCAAGACCGACATGACGCAGGATTTGAACGAGGCGGAATTGAAGGCACTGGTGCCCATGAAGCGTTTTGGCGAACCCGAAGAGGTGGCCGATGCGGTGGTGTTCCTGGCCTCAATGAAAGCTTCCTACATCACCGGAAACGTCATCTCCATCAACGGGGGGCTTTACTCCTGA
- a CDS encoding HAL/PAL/TAL family ammonia-lyase, giving the protein MIKVGQGRLSVADFEKVLYQGESVELDSAAVKKVEHNFTFLKSYSQHKIIYGINTGLGPMAQYKISEDDQRQLQFNLIRSHSSGAGQPIAEDLSRATMLARLSSLMQASSGVHPTAVSLLRDLLNARITACIFERGGVGASGDLVQLAHLALNLIGEGEVLVDGKLQSTKEVYAARKITPLDVHLREGLALMNGTSAMTGIGMVNLIHAQYLFTCSVILSAITNELMKSFDDHFSSELNHVKHHPGQSKVAASIRTLLADSKLIRKRPDHLYHRKIEEAIFTDKVQEYYSLRCVPQILGPVYDTLAEVRKVVEDEVNSVNDNPVIDHERENVYHGGNFHGDYVSLAMDKLKIVMTKLTMLSERQLNYLLNDKLNQKLSPFINLGTLGLNLGLQGMQFTATSTTAENQTLSFPMYLHSISNNNDNQDIVSMGCNAALMTRKVIDNGFDVLAIQTIALAQAIDFLKCQPRLSSFTHKFYEEVRAVVGPVLEDKPLYKDIQAVRKYLVTLGSTTKL; this is encoded by the coding sequence ATGATCAAAGTAGGACAGGGAAGGCTGTCAGTCGCGGATTTCGAAAAGGTTCTCTACCAGGGAGAGAGTGTGGAATTGGACAGTGCGGCAGTGAAAAAAGTGGAGCACAATTTTACCTTTCTGAAGTCTTACTCCCAGCACAAGATCATCTACGGGATCAACACCGGCCTCGGGCCGATGGCACAATATAAGATCAGCGAAGACGATCAGCGTCAACTGCAGTTCAACCTCATTCGCAGCCATAGCTCCGGTGCAGGCCAGCCCATCGCCGAAGACTTGTCGCGGGCAACCATGCTCGCACGCCTGAGCAGCCTCATGCAGGCTTCCTCGGGTGTTCACCCTACCGCCGTTTCCCTCTTGCGCGACCTGCTCAATGCCCGCATCACAGCCTGCATTTTCGAGCGCGGTGGCGTGGGTGCCAGCGGTGACCTGGTGCAGTTGGCCCACCTTGCCCTGAACCTGATCGGCGAAGGTGAAGTGCTGGTAGACGGTAAGTTGCAATCGACCAAGGAAGTTTACGCCGCCCGCAAAATTACGCCGCTGGATGTGCACCTTCGCGAAGGTCTCGCCCTCATGAACGGCACGTCGGCCATGACCGGCATCGGCATGGTCAACCTCATTCATGCCCAATATTTGTTCACTTGCTCGGTGATCCTTTCGGCCATCACCAACGAGCTGATGAAGTCGTTCGACGACCACTTCTCCTCGGAGCTGAACCATGTGAAACATCACCCCGGCCAATCCAAGGTGGCGGCATCCATTCGCACCCTGTTGGCCGACAGCAAGCTGATCCGCAAGCGTCCCGACCATCTTTACCACCGCAAGATCGAAGAGGCTATCTTCACCGACAAGGTGCAGGAATACTACTCGCTGCGCTGTGTTCCCCAAATTCTGGGACCGGTGTACGATACGTTGGCCGAGGTCCGCAAAGTGGTGGAAGACGAGGTGAACTCGGTGAATGACAACCCCGTGATCGATCACGAGCGCGAGAACGTGTACCACGGCGGCAACTTCCACGGCGACTATGTGTCGCTGGCCATGGACAAGCTCAAGATCGTGATGACAAAGCTCACCATGCTGTCGGAACGCCAGTTGAATTACCTGCTGAACGACAAGCTGAACCAGAAGCTGTCGCCTTTCATCAACCTGGGTACGCTGGGATTGAACCTGGGCTTGCAGGGCATGCAGTTCACGGCCACCTCGACGACGGCCGAGAACCAGACACTGTCGTTCCCGATGTATCTCCACAGCATCTCCAACAACAACGACAACCAGGACATCGTGAGCATGGGCTGCAACGCCGCGCTGATGACCCGCAAGGTGATCGACAACGGCTTCGATGTGCTGGCCATCCAGACCATCGCCTTGGCGCAAGCGATCGACTTCCTGAAGTGCCAGCCGCGCCTGTCGTCGTTCACGCATAAATTTTACGAAGAGGTACGCGCCGTAGTCGGGCCTGTCCTGGAGGATAAGCCGCTGTATAAAGACATCCAGGCCGTGCGCAAATATTTGGTGACGTTGGGTTCAACTACAAAATTATAG
- a CDS encoding transposase: protein MERGNIVYAKTHPEFVTITCLDWKPVLADDRFKDIVISSLSFLNKANRVIIYAFVIMQNHMHLIWQILGDHSRANVQRDFLRFTSQQILKILRNENSPLQGELLVGAKDRRYQIWERNSLVISLWSEKVMWQKIDYIHLNPSKRDGVNVRRSISIPVLDFILMGRGDGDFSFILMGEDGWQA, encoded by the coding sequence ATGGAAAGAGGAAACATAGTTTACGCCAAAACCCATCCTGAATTCGTCACCATCACTTGCCTGGATTGGAAACCCGTACTAGCGGATGATCGCTTTAAAGATATAGTCATCTCCAGTTTATCTTTCTTAAACAAGGCGAATCGTGTGATCATCTATGCCTTCGTCATCATGCAAAACCATATGCATTTGATTTGGCAAATTCTAGGCGATCATTCCAGGGCAAATGTTCAACGCGATTTTTTGAGATTTACAAGCCAACAAATTCTCAAAATTTTGAGAAATGAAAATTCACCCCTTCAAGGAGAATTGCTAGTCGGAGCAAAAGATCGAAGATATCAGATTTGGGAAAGGAATTCACTGGTGATTTCTCTTTGGTCGGAAAAGGTGATGTGGCAAAAGATCGATTATATCCACTTGAATCCGTCAAAGCGGGATGGTGTGAATGTCCGGAGGAGTATAAGTATTCCAGTGCTGGATTTTATATTAATGGGGAGAGGAGATGGGGATTTCTCGTTCATATTGATGGGTGAGGATGGGTGGCAGGCTTGA